The DNA window TGAACTTCAGCATTCAGTGAAGTCAAAGTGCCGTTGGAGATAGCTGGAATTGTAGAAGTCATGTCAGGGGTGTTTTAAAAGGCACCAGTAGCTGGCATCAAAGTGAGGTCTTCAATAATTTGTGTGGACGGTTGCTGCGCAAGATGAAGAAGCGTAACAGCAGCTTGCTCGACTGGAAGCATGGCACGCCGGTCAAACGTGCTCTGAACCGTTGGAGAATCCCAAAGTGACGTATCAACAGCACCGAGGGTGAGCGTGCAGGCACGAATCCCGTGCGCCCTTTCCTCTTCAGCAAGGCAGCGCGTGAAGCTGGCTAAGGCGGCCTTCACCGTGCAGTACGCCCCCCAGTCCGGGAAAGCATTTCGTGCGGCATGGCTACTGATGTTGATCACAAGTCCTCCTTGAGGACGCATGGCAGGAACCACAGCAGCGCACATCTGAAACACGCTGGTGAGGTTGAGTTGCATCAGCCAATTCCAGCGATCCAAGGGCATCTCAAGCAGCCCTCCGGTCCAAGCAGCGCCAGCATTGTTAATCAGTACAGACGGTGTAAGCCCCTGACTGAGCAAGGTTGCCACCCCTGAAGCGATCTCCTCAGGTTTGGTGAGATCAACAGCTCCGTACACGATGCGTTGACCCGTTGAAGCCAATTCAGACGCTAGGGATTGG is part of the Synechococcus sp. WH 8016 genome and encodes:
- a CDS encoding SDR family oxidoreductase, which produces MPSVLITGASRGIGRSAAFTFAEAGWDLILLSRDEASLQSLASELASTGQRIVYGAVDLTKPEEIASGVATLLSQGLTPSVLINNAGAAWTGGLLEMPLDRWNWLMQLNLTSVFQMCAAVVPAMRPQGGLVINISSHAARNAFPDWGAYCTVKAALASFTRCLAEEERAHGIRACTLTLGAVDTSLWDSPTVQSTFDRRAMLPVEQAAVTLLHLAQQPSTQIIEDLTLMPATGAF